The stretch of DNA TGCTACCCGTGGACCCGTTGATTGCATAGAACTTGAGGCAGCTTCATTTTTTTGGGGTTCTTCATCCTCCCATCCCAAATTCTTAAGAGTCGACAATAATGCTGGGTCCTTCATATCATTTTCTGTAACGCTATCATCGCCTTCATTGATCCCACTAGCGGCAGCAATATCATTAGATTGTTTTTTCAGCTGATCATTGCCTGAATCAATCTCCATTATCTGAGCTTCCAATATTTTTGTCTGGTTCAGAACTTCCTCGGCTTCATCAACGTTACCCTGTCTTCGCAAAGTTAAAGCCTTTCTTTTCAGCCCTAAGAGTTCTCGTTGTATTTCAGCTTTACTTCTTCTTGGTTTAGTAACACGAACTTCATATGCAACTTGAGTTTCTGTTGTTTTCCCTGGTCGAGAACTAACTGGGTCAGGTTTTTCAAGATTATTATCTTCCTCCTTCCAACCTAAGCTCTTTAGCATCGACAAGTAACTCGGATCATTTAACTCCTCATCTTTTACATCCACCTCTCCATCATCATCCAGAGAATTAATATCAGGCAGATCATTTCCAAGATTTACTTTTTCACGAGTGGCCTTCCCCGCGGCAGCTAACTTTGACGAATTGTCCAGTTCATCAAGCTGATTTTGGAGAACTGCTCCattcttcaattcttcttctgcttcgtTAAACTTTCCTTCCCTTCTCAGAGTAAGCGCTTTCTTTTTCACTGCAAGAAGTTCTTTCTGAATCGCTAGCCTGCTTCTGGGAGGAAGTTTTGGACTCGTGTCCCTCTCAGTCCCAGTTGTTTCAACAGTACGTGAAGACGTATCAGCAGCCTCTAGTTCCTTCTCAAGTAATTTTGCCTTCTTTAGTGAAGCCATGGCCTCTGCGACATTTCCAGCTCGTTTTAGATTAAGGGCCTCTCTTTTCAATGTCTGAATTTCAGCTAAACTTTCATCTCTGTTTTTTGGAGTGTGGACATTCTCACGGTGTCCAGGATCCTCCGACCAACCCAAAGATTTCAATGCAGCGGCGATTGCTGGGTCGTCCATATCTTCGTCTGTGACATCATATTCACCATGAACTCCAATATCATCTACATTTCCCACAAGATTACTAATGTCGAAATCATGGCTCCCCTCATATTGAGCTAACAGATCATCTTCTTTGTCGTCATCCATACTATTAATAAGAGCAGATAGCTCATCGTCTGATTCATCATCCCCACCCAAAAGTTCCTGCTCTTCAAGTTCCCTTTCCAAAATTTTAGCCCTTTTCAGTTCCTCTTTAGCTTCCGTAAGCTTCCCTTCACGTTTCAGCGCAAGGGCATTTTTCTTAAGGGCAATAACCTGACTCTTGTCAATTCCACCACTCTTCTGAGGGTTAGTCCTTAGTGGAATTTCACGGAGAAGAGACGAAAATTCTCCCTCCAAACTTACAGCTgctggttttttttcttcatcgtcAGACCACCCGAGCTCCTTCAGCTCAGCTGCCAAATCATCGTTTCCTTTACCCCCTTGACGTGGAGGCTTTTGCGATTTGCTAGACTCTTTCGTCGCAGCCTTGTTCTTCGTCTCGGAAACATTTTGCATAGAGAGTGCCCTTTTCCGGTTCCTTCTTAAAGATATCTCTAATGCATCAGCCTGTCTCTCAAGTTCCCTCCCTCTCTTAAAAGCTTTCAAAGCTTCATCAGATTTCCCTTCTCCTTTAAGAACTCTGTACTTATTCTTCTCTTCTACTGCTTGTTTACGCAAATCTTCAGGACTAGCTGAGTCAACATCCAACTCCATATCtttgttactactactacttcccATTTCTTTACTAGACATTGattccgaagaagaagatacatcAACATCAGATCCTAAAATCTCACTTAG from Camelina sativa cultivar DH55 chromosome 9, Cs, whole genome shotgun sequence encodes:
- the LOC104714496 gene encoding uncharacterized protein LOC104714496 isoform X1; amino-acid sequence: MLEKIGLPPKPSLRGNSWVVDASHCQGCSSQFTFINRKHHCRRCGGLFCGSCTQQRMSLRGQGDSPVRICEPCKKLEEAARFELRHGYKNRAAKAGSSKKNLKNEDDVLSEILGSDVDVSSSSESMSSKEMGSSSSNKDMELDVDSASPEDLRKQAVEEKNKYRVLKGEGKSDEALKAFKRGRELERQADALEISLRRNRKRALSMQNVSETKNKAATKESSKSQKPPRQGGKGNDDLAAELKELGWSDDEEKKPAAVSLEGEFSSLLREIPLRTNPQKSGGIDKSQVIALKKNALALKREGKLTEAKEELKRAKILERELEEQELLGGDDESDDELSALINSMDDDKEDDLLAQYEGSHDFDISNLVGNVDDIGVHGEYDVTDEDMDDPAIAAALKSLGWSEDPGHRENVHTPKNRDESLAEIQTLKREALNLKRAGNVAEAMASLKKAKLLEKELEAADTSSRTVETTGTERDTSPKLPPRSRLAIQKELLAVKKKALTLRREGKFNEAEEELKNGAVLQNQLDELDNSSKLAAAGKATREKVNLGNDLPDINSLDDDGEVDVKDEELNDPSYLSMLKSLGWKEEDNNLEKPDPVSSRPGKTTETQVAYEVRVTKPRRSKAEIQRELLGLKRKALTLRRQGNVDEAEEVLNQTKILEAQIMEIDSGNDQLKKQSNDIAAASGINEGDDSVTENDMKDPALLSTLKNLGWEDEEPQKNEAASSSMQSTGPRVAAKSKGQIQRELLDLKRKALAFKRQGKAGEADELYSKASVLQAQLAELETPIMETKDSASAKKPENCMDVDLLVGLQMEDKAVNSANVSHTAQDSYDLLGDFISPAKSGSSSVSSQPGQQQSSMMDLLTGEHSERSQIHAEKGNAETKSDFGSGNNKGTVQKVAREESEPSNIQSAAVQNTSPQSNLKQEILAHKIKALAFKREGNMSEAKKELQQAKLLERRLQEGEDPSPEKMGRDNMVSTTQDPPPAREKENSPSSSAPKALSSRDRFKLQQESLSHKRQAMKLRREGKMQEAEAEFEIAKTLEAQLEDSTSSKPEPVDDVAVEDFLDPQLLSALKAIGLDNPINPPSVSKSGTTQAAVKPNPVKESNNSNNNNQERSQLVERIKAEKVKAVTLKREGKQAEALDALRRAKLYEKKLNALA
- the LOC104714496 gene encoding uncharacterized protein LOC104714496 isoform X2, which encodes MLEKIGLPPKPSLRGNSWVVDASHCQGCSSQFTFINRKHHCRRCGGLFCGSCTQQRMSLRGQGDSPVRICEPCKKLEEAARFELRHGYKNRAAKGSSKKNLKNEDDVLSEILGSDVDVSSSSESMSSKEMGSSSSNKDMELDVDSASPEDLRKQAVEEKNKYRVLKGEGKSDEALKAFKRGRELERQADALEISLRRNRKRALSMQNVSETKNKAATKESSKSQKPPRQGGKGNDDLAAELKELGWSDDEEKKPAAVSLEGEFSSLLREIPLRTNPQKSGGIDKSQVIALKKNALALKREGKLTEAKEELKRAKILERELEEQELLGGDDESDDELSALINSMDDDKEDDLLAQYEGSHDFDISNLVGNVDDIGVHGEYDVTDEDMDDPAIAAALKSLGWSEDPGHRENVHTPKNRDESLAEIQTLKREALNLKRAGNVAEAMASLKKAKLLEKELEAADTSSRTVETTGTERDTSPKLPPRSRLAIQKELLAVKKKALTLRREGKFNEAEEELKNGAVLQNQLDELDNSSKLAAAGKATREKVNLGNDLPDINSLDDDGEVDVKDEELNDPSYLSMLKSLGWKEEDNNLEKPDPVSSRPGKTTETQVAYEVRVTKPRRSKAEIQRELLGLKRKALTLRRQGNVDEAEEVLNQTKILEAQIMEIDSGNDQLKKQSNDIAAASGINEGDDSVTENDMKDPALLSTLKNLGWEDEEPQKNEAASSSMQSTGPRVAAKSKGQIQRELLDLKRKALAFKRQGKAGEADELYSKASVLQAQLAELETPIMETKDSASAKKPENCMDVDLLVGLQMEDKAVNSANVSHTAQDSYDLLGDFISPAKSGSSSVSSQPGQQQSSMMDLLTGEHSERSQIHAEKGNAETKSDFGSGNNKGTVQKVAREESEPSNIQSAAVQNTSPQSNLKQEILAHKIKALAFKREGNMSEAKKELQQAKLLERRLQEGEDPSPEKMGRDNMVSTTQDPPPAREKENSPSSSAPKALSSRDRFKLQQESLSHKRQAMKLRREGKMQEAEAEFEIAKTLEAQLEDSTSSKPEPVDDVAVEDFLDPQLLSALKAIGLDNPINPPSVSKSGTTQAAVKPNPVKESNNSNNNNQERSQLVERIKAEKVKAVTLKREGKQAEALDALRRAKLYEKKLNALA